In a genomic window of Nostoc sp. UHCC 0870:
- a CDS encoding glycosyltransferase family 4 protein, producing MEHVSQLATKIKEKTASPDILVISRLFLPKEAVIGEYLYNRCLQDPEQVIVLTASCAGDQVFDQAQQFPVYRWPNPRYWLGGFLGTYLQPCFNLIWSFILAIKLYFRYHYRYIEWGHSYEFPALLLLSYILPVRFFIYLHGQDVVRVLRNPLWRSLFKLTLKRAEGIVCNSSATRDYLRNTLRVQTPTHVIHPVVRPEKFGLGNNSRNLEELRSQVRQTYNIPPTAVVILSVGSLVKQKSFDCVIENLPLLLTIGVDVHYIICGQGACELELKSLAQRLRVDKRVHFAGYVPHQELAGYYAACDIFAMLTLSKTPISALAGLGIVYLEASYFGKPVIASRHAALIDVVHHDENGLLVNPKSGYEVFQAFKQLCQDQQLRDKLGRQGKELAKRRTLHRSLYMANGE from the coding sequence ATGGAACACGTCTCGCAACTGGCAACCAAAATCAAAGAAAAAACTGCATCCCCGGATATTTTAGTCATATCGCGTCTTTTTTTGCCCAAGGAAGCGGTGATTGGAGAATATCTCTACAATCGCTGTCTGCAAGATCCGGAGCAGGTAATTGTTTTGACTGCTAGTTGTGCAGGTGATCAAGTATTTGACCAAGCGCAACAGTTTCCTGTGTATCGCTGGCCTAATCCGAGATATTGGTTGGGTGGTTTTCTCGGCACTTATTTGCAACCTTGCTTTAATTTAATTTGGTCATTTATATTAGCAATCAAACTCTATTTTCGCTATCACTACCGCTACATTGAATGGGGTCATAGCTATGAGTTTCCAGCGTTGTTGCTGTTGAGCTATATTTTACCTGTGCGCTTTTTTATTTACTTGCACGGTCAGGATGTGGTACGTGTTTTACGTAATCCCTTATGGCGATCGCTATTTAAACTTACTCTCAAACGAGCTGAAGGCATTGTGTGCAATAGTTCCGCCACACGAGATTATCTCAGAAACACCCTCCGCGTGCAAACACCCACCCATGTAATTCATCCTGTAGTCAGACCAGAAAAATTTGGCTTGGGGAATAACTCCAGAAATCTAGAGGAATTACGTTCACAGGTGCGTCAAACTTACAACATTCCCCCCACAGCAGTAGTCATTCTTTCAGTAGGAAGCTTAGTAAAACAAAAAAGCTTCGACTGTGTAATTGAGAACCTACCACTACTTTTAACAATTGGTGTAGATGTTCATTATATAATCTGCGGTCAAGGTGCTTGTGAATTAGAACTGAAATCTCTAGCGCAAAGATTGCGGGTAGATAAGCGGGTACACTTTGCTGGATATGTACCCCATCAAGAACTAGCAGGCTATTATGCAGCCTGTGACATCTTCGCCATGCTGACATTATCCAAGACACCAATTAGTGCATTAGCAGGTTTGGGAATTGTCTATCTAGAAGCGAGTTATTTTGGTAAACCTGTAATTGCTTCCCGTCACGCTGCTTTAATTGACGTAGTACATCACGACGAAAACGGTCTGTTGGTTAATCCTAAATCAGGTTACGAAGTATTTCAAGCGTTCAAGCAATTGTGCCAAGACCAACAACTACGCGATAAACTTGGCCGCCAAGGTAAAGAATTAGCCAAGCGCAGAACTCTACACCGTTCGTTATATATGGCGAATGGGGAGTAG